CGTTACCCGGAGTGATAACATATAATTATTATCAACTAGAAAAAAAGGAAAGTTGAGATAGGGAATTACGGGGTATTATATTTTATTAAGTATATGAGAAGAGGAGGTCGATGGAATGCTGCTTGTGGAGATGAAAGTTCGTGGAATAACCCTGGATCCAGTGACCAACATGCCGATCATTATCTTACGGGATCTTGAAAATAAGAAATCCTTGCCAATTTGGATTGGGATTTTTGAAGCCAATGCTATAGCCTCGGAAATGGAAAAGTTATCTCCTCCCCGTCCCATGACCCATGACCTGCTGAAAAATCTGATTGACGGGTTGAAGTCAAAAGTTAAACGAGTCATCGTGACGGACTTGAGGAACAATACTTTTTTTGCTACTATTGAGCTGGAAAGAAATGGCACGGGTGTAGCCATTGATTCCCGTCCGAGTGATGCCATTGCTCTCGCCCTGCGTGCCAATGCACCGATTCTTGTTTCGGAAGAGGTCATCAAAAAGGCAAAGACTATCGATATGACCCAGGAAAAAGATATTGAAGACAAAGAAAAACTGAAAGAATGGCTCGATAAGTTGAAACCGGAGGATTTTGGCAATTATGAGATGTAACCGAGTATGGCAAGTATGAGCTGTAAGGGTCATACCTGTTGAAAGGCGAAGCTGACTACGCTGGCAAAAAAAAGGGGTCGTTTTGGGTTTACTGGTTTCCGGTTGCAGTTTATATGTCTCTGATTTTCTTCCTGTCATCCCAATCGAGGCTCCCTATACCCGCCCCTCGTATACCCTATGGAGACAAGTTATGTCACTGCCTGGAATTTGCTGTTTTGGGTTATCTTCTGATGCGTGCCCTGATTCATGGAGGTTACTCCCGGATTCCCCAAAATGCATCCCTGCTGCTGGCTATCGTGATTGCCGTTTTATTTGGATTGACCGATGAGATTCACCAGGTTTTTGTCCCCCTCAGACAGTCAGATATGTTTGATCTCCTGGCAGACGGCCTTGGGGCCACCCTTGGCGCCTGGGGAGCTCTTTTGATAAACTGGTTCATCATTCGCAGACAAGAAAACATGCGCAGACAAGGAAAGGATCACCAGTGACTCTGAAAGCGATATTTTTTGATATTGATGACACCTTTTATTCAACTTCCGAATTTGCCAAGATGGCTCGCCTGAATAGCGTTTATGCCATGATTGAAACAGGCCTCAAGATGAGCATCAGCGAGTGCATTGAGGAGCTGCGTGAGGTGATCGAGGAATTCGGTTCAAATTTTGGCCATCATTATGACCGGCTTCTCCTGCGGATCCCGAAAGAAAAATATGGTGATGTGAATCCGGCTATTATCGTGGCCGCGGGGGTGGTTGCTTACCATGAAACGAAATATAAAAATTTAAAACCCTACGAAGATGTTTCCGAGGTGCTGCGGATTCTCTCCACAACCGACCTGGTGCTGGGAGTTATTACGGCCGGTTTAATGCATAAGCAGGCAGAAAAACTCGTACGGCTGAAGATTTTAAAATACCTGACGCCGAATGCGATCTTTATCACCGATCAGATCGGGATCGGGAAGCCCAATATAAAACTTTACAAGAATGCCCACAAGAGCCTGGGATTAAAAGCTGAGGAGTGTATGTATGTCGGCGATAATCCGATTACGGACATCGACCCTCCCAAGAACCTGGGCATGATTACCGTTTTAAACCGGCGCAGCGGCAAGTATCTCGAAGTAAAAGGAAAAACAGAACCCGATTATCTCATTCATGACATGTGGGAACTGCTTGATCTGCTGAAGAAGGATTTTGATATCAGGGTGGAATAAGAGAAGGGGAATCGGCCACAGAAGCCCCCGTTCCCCGTTCCAAATCTATCTTGCCGGCACAAGACCCATGATACCGACCCCGACCACAATCAGGTAAATGGCGATAATATTGGGTTATGGAAACTCTTCCTCTTTATTTCTCCTGAAACCGGGAGATTGCCTGGTCGCAGGACTTTTGTAAGTCATCCACAGCCGTATCGAGCCCGGCCTTGAAATTTTCCCAGGAATCCTCGCCTGCCGCTTTCAGTTCATCCAATTTCTTTTGCGCTTCTTCCCGTTTTACTGCCAATTCAGCAATGAGCTGATCCATTTCAGCTTTAGTATCTTGGGCCGCGTTTGCAGCCTTGTTTTTTAACTCAGCCATCTTATTATCATATTCAGTTAATCTTGCTTCCATCGCCGTCTCATACTCCTGCTTTTTCTGAGCCAGGGTGGATTCGATTTTCTCTCCAATTGTATTGGCATCCTGTTCGATTACTCCTACCGGCCTGTTGCCTTCAGATGGCATATTGCCTTCCTGCTGTTCGATCGTCTCATTCTTCTTGGTACAAGCGGTAGCGGTCAAGAGGCCGATACACAAAACCAAAGAGAAAAGTATCATGGTAAAAGATTTATATTTCCTCATACATCTCTCCTTATGAATTTAGCCATATTATTTTCCGGTTATTTCCTCATGTTCTATGATTTTTAATCTTGATTCCTGAATTCTGACTCGCCTGAATTCCTCATTATATTACTCAAGATCGTATTCTTAGTCGATATCCAGCTACCCGGCCTGATTTTTTTAGGGAGAGAAGGTTGGGGTGAGGCTCTTTGCTGACGGGGTAATCCCTACGGTAATACCATTGACCAACTCCTATCAAACGCGATGGAGACGCACAGTGCTGGCTGATTCTTCCTGATATTGGAACCCGGGGGCGGCGGTGACACTGGCCAGGAACCAGAAGAGCAGGAGATATGGACAGTTTCCCCCCTCCCAGGCGGAAAAGACAAGATTTGTGGATAACCAGAACGACAGGGTCGGATTGATAAATTTCCGGTAACTGCGAAGATAGGTATACAGCCCGATGCTTTCTCTGGCCAGGTCGCCGGCCTCCCAGGGCAGGGCAGAAAGAAGGGCTATTGGCAAAGAGCAGCGGGAATCGAAGGGGAATGCGGGGGAAAATTCATTGAGGAAGGAAAGAACAACCTTCTGAAACGGGTGCTCGCTGACAGGAAAGAAAGCGGGATCGACCAGCGATTCCTCCCGGCTGGCCAAAGCCTGGTTGAATGCTTCAGCTACTTTCGTGAACCGGTCTACGCACCCCTGCGGGTTTTGCCCCTGCAGGGAAAGAAGCACAGATGCCAGTCTGCGGTCTCTCTCTGCCAGGAGGTAATTTTTTTCCTTCAGGATTTTATTGATTGGCCAGAGGTGATGCCGGCGGGATTCATCACCCAAAACCAGCATGAGCAGGGAATCCCAGGAAGGGTCGGCTTTCGGTGGACAATTCGAATTTTTTTTCAACCGTGCTATTACCTGAACGCGGGACCGTATCTGTTCATCCGGGCAGTTCTCCAGGGTCAGGGCTAAAGCCAGGGCAAGGGTCTCATATCTTTTTTCCAGTCCCAGGTTTTGCAGCAGATCAGCGATCCTTAACATTCTGACTACAGCTTCCTCTGTGGGCTGGTTAAATTTGATAATCATAGCCAGCCAGAGGGAAAACTGGTCCCGTACCAGGGCAGCCTGGCTTTCATCAATCCATTCCCAGGCAAAACTCCAGCCAATGATGGACTCAAGCTTTTGCTTTTCCAGAAAAAATATGTTGGCTGCCTCCGCCGGATCATCATAAGGGGGATGATAGGGAAAAAGAGTCACGGCAACCAGCCACAGATAGGGTAAGCTCTCGGCAGGCTGGCCTATGGAGAGCGAATAGAAAAAATCCACGACCC
This window of the bacterium genome carries:
- a CDS encoding bifunctional nuclease family protein, translated to MLVEMKVRGITLDPVTNMPIIILRDLENKKSLPIWIGIFEANAIASEMEKLSPPRPMTHDLLKNLIDGLKSKVKRVIVTDLRNNTFFATIELERNGTGVAIDSRPSDAIALALRANAPILVSEEVIKKAKTIDMTQEKDIEDKEKLKEWLDKLKPEDFGNYEM
- a CDS encoding TIGR02253 family HAD-type hydrolase — protein: MTLKAIFFDIDDTFYSTSEFAKMARLNSVYAMIETGLKMSISECIEELREVIEEFGSNFGHHYDRLLLRIPKEKYGDVNPAIIVAAGVVAYHETKYKNLKPYEDVSEVLRILSTTDLVLGVITAGLMHKQAEKLVRLKILKYLTPNAIFITDQIGIGKPNIKLYKNAHKSLGLKAEECMYVGDNPITDIDPPKNLGMITVLNRRSGKYLEVKGKTEPDYLIHDMWELLDLLKKDFDIRVE
- a CDS encoding VanZ family protein; the protein is MSLIFFLSSQSRLPIPAPRIPYGDKLCHCLEFAVLGYLLMRALIHGGYSRIPQNASLLLAIVIAVLFGLTDEIHQVFVPLRQSDMFDLLADGLGATLGAWGALLINWFIIRRQENMRRQGKDHQ